The Plutella xylostella chromosome 30, ilPluXylo3.1, whole genome shotgun sequence genome contains a region encoding:
- the LOC105392386 gene encoding transcriptional repressor protein YY1 isoform X4, producing MMNQEIMCEVEVGTHMVEIDDHQVGVKYEEIEASQYEEYITDDQYEEVEEQVIGMHHLEEVGSEQVILPGMSEEALDNPYEPVYPAPATSRGRGRPRGSTNNSTSSIQHLMPIGEVPMGVMEGIGGGRAAARRWEQKQVQIKTMEGEFSVTMWATGDDTDDGSNPEPDPDYTEYMTGKKNILSGDAMPGLDLSDPKQLAEFARPGHKIRLKKPSPESSDRTIGNSHSCPHKGCTKMFRDNSAMRKHLHTHGPRVHVCAECGKAFVESSKLKRHQLVHTGEKPFQCTFEGCGKRFSLDFNLRTHVRIHTGDRPYVCPFDGCNKKFAQSTNLKSHILTHAKAKSRNSLSRNGGGNYESARTTPQFVQLEMSPDDSNPQLIFYTHE from the exons ATGATGAACCAGGAGATCATGTGCGAGGTGGAGGTGGGCACTCACATGGTGGAGATCGACGACCACCAGGTTGGGGTCAAG TACGAAGAGATCGAGGCGTCCCAGTACGAGGAGTACATAACAGACGACCAGTACGAGGAGGTGGAGGAGCAGGTCATCGGCATGCACCATCTCGAGGAAG TGGGCAGCGAGCAGGTGATCCTGCCGGGCATGTCCGAGGAGGCGCTGGACAACCCGTACGAGCCCGTGTACCCCGCGCCCGCCACCAGCCG AGGGCGTGGCAGGCCTCGAGGCTCTACCAATAATAGCACCAGTAGCATACAGCATCTAATGCCAATCG GCGAAGTCCCAATGGGCGTGATGGAGGGCAtaggcggcgggcgcgcggcggcgcggcgctgggAGCAGAAGCAG GTGCAGATCAAGACCATGGAGGGGGAGTTTAGTGTCACCATGTGGGCCACTGGGGACGATACAG ACGACggatcgaacccggaaccTGATCCCGACTACACGGAGTACATGACCGGCAAGAAGAACATACTGTCCGGGGACGCTATGCCCG GTCTAGACCTGTCCGACCCGAAGCAGTTAGCGGAGTTCGCGCGGCCGGGCCACAAGATCCGGCTCAAGAAGCCCTCCCCGGAGTCCTCGGACAGAACTATCGGTAATTCGCACT CGTGCCCACACAAGGGCTGCACCAAGATGTTCCGCGACAACTCGGCCATGCGCAAGCACCTGCACACGCACGGGCCGCGCGTGCACGTGTGCGCCGAGTGCG GCAAAGCCTTTGTGGAGAGCTCGAAGCTGAAGCGCCATCAGCTGGTGCACACCGGGGAGAAGCCGTTCCAGTGCACCTTCGAGGGCTGCGGCAAGCGCTTCTCACTGGACTTCAACCTCAG GACGCACGTGCGTATCCACACCGGTGACCGGCCCTACGTGTGTCCGTTCGACGGCTGCAACAAGAAGTTCGCGCAGAGCACCAACCTCAAGTCGCACATACTCACACACGCCAAGGCCAA ATCAAGAAACTCGCTATCCCGAAACGGTGGGGGAAACTACGAGTCTGCCCGAACCACCCCCCAGTTCGTGCAACTAGAGATGTCACCAGACGACTCCAACCCACAACTAATCTTCTACACGCACGAGTGA
- the LOC105392386 gene encoding transcriptional repressor protein YY1 isoform X3, which yields MMNQEIMCEVEVGTHMVEIDDHQVGVKYEEIEASQYEEYITDDQYEEVEEQVIGMHHLEEVGSEQVILPGMSEEALDNPYEPVYPAPATSRGRGRPRGSTNNSTSSIQHLMPIGEVPMGVMEGIGGGRAAARRWEQKQVQIKTMEGEFSVTMWATGDDTDDGSNPEPDPDYTEYMTGKKNILSGDAMPGLDLSDPKQLAEFARPGHKIRLKKPSPESSDRTIGNSHSCPHKGCTKMFRDNSAMRKHLHTHGPRVHVCAECGKAFVESSKLKRHQLVHTGEKPFQCTFEGCGKRFSLDFNLRTHVRIHTGDRPYVCPFDGCNKKFAQSTNLKSHILTHAKAKSRNSLSRNGGGNYESARTTPQFVQLEMSPDDSNPQLIFYTHE from the exons ATGATGAACCAGGAGATCATGTGCGAGGTGGAGGTGGGCACTCACATGGTGGAGATCGACGACCACCAGGTTGGGGTCAAG TACGAAGAGATCGAGGCGTCCCAGTACGAGGAGTACATAACAGACGACCAGTACGAGGAGGTGGAGGAGCAGGTCATCGGCATGCACCATCTCGAGGAAG TGGGCAGCGAGCAGGTGATCCTGCCGGGCATGTCCGAGGAGGCGCTGGACAACCCGTACGAGCCCGTGTACCCCGCGCCCGCCACCAGCCG AGGGCGTGGCAGGCCTCGAGGCTCTACCAATAATAGCACCAGTAGCATACAGCATCTAATGCCAATCG GCGAAGTCCCAATGGGCGTGATGGAGGGCAtaggcggcgggcgcgcggcggcgcggcgctgggAGCAGAAGCAGGTGCAGATCAAGACCATGGAGGGAGAGTTCAGCGTCACCATGTGGGCCACGGGTGACGATACAG ACGACggatcgaacccggaaccTGATCCCGACTACACGGAGTACATGACCGGCAAGAAGAACATACTGTCCGGGGACGCTATGCCCG GTCTAGACCTGTCCGACCCGAAGCAGTTAGCGGAGTTCGCGCGGCCGGGCCACAAGATCCGGCTCAAGAAGCCCTCCCCGGAGTCCTCGGACAGAACTATCGGTAATTCGCACT CGTGCCCACACAAGGGCTGCACCAAGATGTTCCGCGACAACTCGGCCATGCGCAAGCACCTGCACACGCACGGGCCGCGCGTGCACGTGTGCGCCGAGTGCG GCAAAGCCTTTGTGGAGAGCTCGAAGCTGAAGCGCCATCAGCTGGTGCACACCGGGGAGAAGCCGTTCCAGTGCACCTTCGAGGGCTGCGGCAAGCGCTTCTCACTGGACTTCAACCTCAG GACGCACGTGCGTATCCACACCGGTGACCGGCCCTACGTGTGTCCGTTCGACGGCTGCAACAAGAAGTTCGCGCAGAGCACCAACCTCAAGTCGCACATACTCACACACGCCAAGGCCAA ATCAAGAAACTCGCTATCCCGAAACGGTGGGGGAAACTACGAGTCTGCCCGAACCACCCCCCAGTTCGTGCAACTAGAGATGTCACCAGACGACTCCAACCCACAACTAATCTTCTACACGCACGAGTGA
- the LOC105392386 gene encoding transcriptional repressor protein YY1 isoform X2: MMNQEIMCEVEVGTHMVEIDDHQVGVKYEEIEASQYEEYITDDQYEEVEEQVIGMHHLEEVGSEQVILPGMSEEALDNPYEPVYPAPATSRGRGRPRGSTNNSTSSIQHLMPIGEVPMGVMEGIGGGRAAARRWEQKQVQIKTMEGEFSVTMWATGDDTVVSDDGSNPEPDPDYTEYMTGKKNILSGDAMPGLDLSDPKQLAEFARPGHKIRLKKPSPESSDRTIGNSHSCPHKGCTKMFRDNSAMRKHLHTHGPRVHVCAECGKAFVESSKLKRHQLVHTGEKPFQCTFEGCGKRFSLDFNLRTHVRIHTGDRPYVCPFDGCNKKFAQSTNLKSHILTHAKAKSRNSLSRNGGGNYESARTTPQFVQLEMSPDDSNPQLIFYTHE, from the exons ATGATGAACCAGGAGATCATGTGCGAGGTGGAGGTGGGCACTCACATGGTGGAGATCGACGACCACCAGGTTGGGGTCAAG TACGAAGAGATCGAGGCGTCCCAGTACGAGGAGTACATAACAGACGACCAGTACGAGGAGGTGGAGGAGCAGGTCATCGGCATGCACCATCTCGAGGAAG TGGGCAGCGAGCAGGTGATCCTGCCGGGCATGTCCGAGGAGGCGCTGGACAACCCGTACGAGCCCGTGTACCCCGCGCCCGCCACCAGCCG AGGGCGTGGCAGGCCTCGAGGCTCTACCAATAATAGCACCAGTAGCATACAGCATCTAATGCCAATCG GCGAAGTCCCAATGGGCGTGATGGAGGGCAtaggcggcgggcgcgcggcggcgcggcgctgggAGCAGAAGCAG GTGCAGATCAAGACCATGGAGGGGGAGTTTAGTGTCACCATGTGGGCCACTGGGGACGATACAG TTGTTTCAGACGACggatcgaacccggaaccTGATCCCGACTACACGGAGTACATGACCGGCAAGAAGAACATACTGTCCGGGGACGCTATGCCCG GTCTAGACCTGTCCGACCCGAAGCAGTTAGCGGAGTTCGCGCGGCCGGGCCACAAGATCCGGCTCAAGAAGCCCTCCCCGGAGTCCTCGGACAGAACTATCGGTAATTCGCACT CGTGCCCACACAAGGGCTGCACCAAGATGTTCCGCGACAACTCGGCCATGCGCAAGCACCTGCACACGCACGGGCCGCGCGTGCACGTGTGCGCCGAGTGCG GCAAAGCCTTTGTGGAGAGCTCGAAGCTGAAGCGCCATCAGCTGGTGCACACCGGGGAGAAGCCGTTCCAGTGCACCTTCGAGGGCTGCGGCAAGCGCTTCTCACTGGACTTCAACCTCAG GACGCACGTGCGTATCCACACCGGTGACCGGCCCTACGTGTGTCCGTTCGACGGCTGCAACAAGAAGTTCGCGCAGAGCACCAACCTCAAGTCGCACATACTCACACACGCCAAGGCCAA ATCAAGAAACTCGCTATCCCGAAACGGTGGGGGAAACTACGAGTCTGCCCGAACCACCCCCCAGTTCGTGCAACTAGAGATGTCACCAGACGACTCCAACCCACAACTAATCTTCTACACGCACGAGTGA
- the LOC105392386 gene encoding transcriptional repressor protein YY1 isoform X7, protein MHHLEEVGSEQVILPGMSEEALDNPYEPVYPAPATSRGRGRPRGSTNNSTSSIQHLMPIGEVPMGVMEGIGGGRAAARRWEQKQVQIKTMEGEFSVTMWATGDDTVVSDDGSNPEPDPDYTEYMTGKKNILSGDAMPGLDLSDPKQLAEFARPGHKIRLKKPSPESSDRTIGNSHSCPHKGCTKMFRDNSAMRKHLHTHGPRVHVCAECGKAFVESSKLKRHQLVHTGEKPFQCTFEGCGKRFSLDFNLRTHVRIHTGDRPYVCPFDGCNKKFAQSTNLKSHILTHAKAKSRNSLSRNGGGNYESARTTPQFVQLEMSPDDSNPQLIFYTHE, encoded by the exons ATGCACCATCTCGAGGAGG TGGGCAGCGAGCAGGTGATCCTGCCGGGCATGTCCGAGGAGGCGCTGGACAACCCGTACGAGCCCGTGTACCCCGCGCCCGCCACCAGCCG AGGGCGTGGCAGGCCTCGAGGCTCTACCAATAATAGCACCAGTAGCATACAGCATCTAATGCCAATCG GCGAAGTCCCAATGGGCGTGATGGAGGGCAtaggcggcgggcgcgcggcggcgcggcgctgggAGCAGAAGCAGGTGCAGATCAAGACCATGGAGGGAGAGTTCAGCGTCACCATGTGGGCCACGGGTGACGATACAG TTGTTTCAGACGACggatcgaacccggaaccTGATCCCGACTACACGGAGTACATGACCGGCAAGAAGAACATACTGTCCGGGGACGCTATGCCCG GTCTAGACCTGTCCGACCCGAAGCAGTTAGCGGAGTTCGCGCGGCCGGGCCACAAGATCCGGCTCAAGAAGCCCTCCCCGGAGTCCTCGGACAGAACTATCGGTAATTCGCACT CGTGCCCACACAAGGGCTGCACCAAGATGTTCCGCGACAACTCGGCCATGCGCAAGCACCTGCACACGCACGGGCCGCGCGTGCACGTGTGCGCCGAGTGCG GCAAAGCCTTTGTGGAGAGCTCGAAGCTGAAGCGCCATCAGCTGGTGCACACCGGGGAGAAGCCGTTCCAGTGCACCTTCGAGGGCTGCGGCAAGCGCTTCTCACTGGACTTCAACCTCAG GACGCACGTGCGTATCCACACCGGTGACCGGCCCTACGTGTGTCCGTTCGACGGCTGCAACAAGAAGTTCGCGCAGAGCACCAACCTCAAGTCGCACATACTCACACACGCCAAGGCCAA ATCAAGAAACTCGCTATCCCGAAACGGTGGGGGAAACTACGAGTCTGCCCGAACCACCCCCCAGTTCGTGCAACTAGAGATGTCACCAGACGACTCCAACCCACAACTAATCTTCTACACGCACGAGTGA
- the LOC105392386 gene encoding transcriptional repressor protein YY1 isoform X6, with translation MMNQEIMCEVEVGTHMVEIDDHQVGVKYEEIEASQYEEYITDDQYEEVEEQVIGMHHLEEVGSEQVILPGMSEEALDNPYEPVYPAPATSRGRGRPRGSTNNSTSSIQHLMPIGEVPMGVMEGIGGGRAAARRWEQKQVQIKTMEGEFSVTMWATGDDTDDGSNPEPDPDYTEYMTGKKNILSGDAMPGLDLSDPKQLAEFARPGHKIRLKKPSPESSDRTIACPHKGCTKMFRDNSAMRKHLHTHGPRVHVCAECGKAFVESSKLKRHQLVHTGEKPFQCTFEGCGKRFSLDFNLRTHVRIHTGDRPYVCPFDGCNKKFAQSTNLKSHILTHAKAKSRNSLSRNGGGNYESARTTPQFVQLEMSPDDSNPQLIFYTHE, from the exons ATGATGAACCAGGAGATCATGTGCGAGGTGGAGGTGGGCACTCACATGGTGGAGATCGACGACCACCAGGTTGGGGTCAAG TACGAAGAGATCGAGGCGTCCCAGTACGAGGAGTACATAACAGACGACCAGTACGAGGAGGTGGAGGAGCAGGTCATCGGCATGCACCATCTCGAGGAAG TGGGCAGCGAGCAGGTGATCCTGCCGGGCATGTCCGAGGAGGCGCTGGACAACCCGTACGAGCCCGTGTACCCCGCGCCCGCCACCAGCCG AGGGCGTGGCAGGCCTCGAGGCTCTACCAATAATAGCACCAGTAGCATACAGCATCTAATGCCAATCG GCGAAGTCCCAATGGGCGTGATGGAGGGCAtaggcggcgggcgcgcggcggcgcggcgctgggAGCAGAAGCAGGTGCAGATCAAGACCATGGAGGGAGAGTTCAGCGTCACCATGTGGGCCACGGGTGACGATACAG ACGACggatcgaacccggaaccTGATCCCGACTACACGGAGTACATGACCGGCAAGAAGAACATACTGTCCGGGGACGCTATGCCCG GTCTAGACCTGTCCGACCCGAAGCAGTTAGCGGAGTTCGCGCGGCCGGGCCACAAGATCCGGCTCAAGAAGCCCTCCCCGGAGTCCTCGGACAGAACTATCG CGTGCCCACACAAGGGCTGCACCAAGATGTTCCGCGACAACTCGGCCATGCGCAAGCACCTGCACACGCACGGGCCGCGCGTGCACGTGTGCGCCGAGTGCG GCAAAGCCTTTGTGGAGAGCTCGAAGCTGAAGCGCCATCAGCTGGTGCACACCGGGGAGAAGCCGTTCCAGTGCACCTTCGAGGGCTGCGGCAAGCGCTTCTCACTGGACTTCAACCTCAG GACGCACGTGCGTATCCACACCGGTGACCGGCCCTACGTGTGTCCGTTCGACGGCTGCAACAAGAAGTTCGCGCAGAGCACCAACCTCAAGTCGCACATACTCACACACGCCAAGGCCAA ATCAAGAAACTCGCTATCCCGAAACGGTGGGGGAAACTACGAGTCTGCCCGAACCACCCCCCAGTTCGTGCAACTAGAGATGTCACCAGACGACTCCAACCCACAACTAATCTTCTACACGCACGAGTGA
- the LOC105392386 gene encoding transcriptional repressor protein YY1 isoform X1, producing the protein MMNQEIMCEVEVGTHMVEIDDHQVGVKYEEIEASQYEEYITDDQYEEVEEQVIGMHHLEEVGSEQVILPGMSEEALDNPYEPVYPAPATSRGRGRPRGSTNNSTSSIQHLMPIGEVPMGVMEGIGGGRAAARRWEQKQVQIKTMEGEFSVTMWATGDDTVVSDDGSNPEPDPDYTEYMTGKKNILSGDAMPGLDLSDPKQLAEFARPGHKIRLKKPSPESSDRTIGNSHSCPHKGCTKMFRDNSAMRKHLHTHGPRVHVCAECGKAFVESSKLKRHQLVHTGEKPFQCTFEGCGKRFSLDFNLRTHVRIHTGDRPYVCPFDGCNKKFAQSTNLKSHILTHAKAKSRNSLSRNGGGNYESARTTPQFVQLEMSPDDSNPQLIFYTHE; encoded by the exons ATGATGAACCAGGAGATCATGTGCGAGGTGGAGGTGGGCACTCACATGGTGGAGATCGACGACCACCAGGTTGGGGTCAAG TACGAAGAGATCGAGGCGTCCCAGTACGAGGAGTACATAACAGACGACCAGTACGAGGAGGTGGAGGAGCAGGTCATCGGCATGCACCATCTCGAGGAAG TGGGCAGCGAGCAGGTGATCCTGCCGGGCATGTCCGAGGAGGCGCTGGACAACCCGTACGAGCCCGTGTACCCCGCGCCCGCCACCAGCCG AGGGCGTGGCAGGCCTCGAGGCTCTACCAATAATAGCACCAGTAGCATACAGCATCTAATGCCAATCG GCGAAGTCCCAATGGGCGTGATGGAGGGCAtaggcggcgggcgcgcggcggcgcggcgctgggAGCAGAAGCAGGTGCAGATCAAGACCATGGAGGGAGAGTTCAGCGTCACCATGTGGGCCACGGGTGACGATACAG TTGTTTCAGACGACggatcgaacccggaaccTGATCCCGACTACACGGAGTACATGACCGGCAAGAAGAACATACTGTCCGGGGACGCTATGCCCG GTCTAGACCTGTCCGACCCGAAGCAGTTAGCGGAGTTCGCGCGGCCGGGCCACAAGATCCGGCTCAAGAAGCCCTCCCCGGAGTCCTCGGACAGAACTATCGGTAATTCGCACT CGTGCCCACACAAGGGCTGCACCAAGATGTTCCGCGACAACTCGGCCATGCGCAAGCACCTGCACACGCACGGGCCGCGCGTGCACGTGTGCGCCGAGTGCG GCAAAGCCTTTGTGGAGAGCTCGAAGCTGAAGCGCCATCAGCTGGTGCACACCGGGGAGAAGCCGTTCCAGTGCACCTTCGAGGGCTGCGGCAAGCGCTTCTCACTGGACTTCAACCTCAG GACGCACGTGCGTATCCACACCGGTGACCGGCCCTACGTGTGTCCGTTCGACGGCTGCAACAAGAAGTTCGCGCAGAGCACCAACCTCAAGTCGCACATACTCACACACGCCAAGGCCAA ATCAAGAAACTCGCTATCCCGAAACGGTGGGGGAAACTACGAGTCTGCCCGAACCACCCCCCAGTTCGTGCAACTAGAGATGTCACCAGACGACTCCAACCCACAACTAATCTTCTACACGCACGAGTGA
- the LOC105392386 gene encoding transcriptional repressor protein YY1 isoform X5, producing the protein MMNQEIMCEVEVGTHMVEIDDHQVGVKYEEIEASQYEEYITDDQYEEVEEQVIGMHHLEEVGSEQVILPGMSEEALDNPYEPVYPAPATSRGRGRPRGSTNNSTSSIQHLMPIGEVPMGVMEGIGGGRAAARRWEQKQVQIKTMEGEFSVTMWATGDDTVVSDDGSNPEPDPDYTEYMTGKKNILSGDAMPGLDLSDPKQLAEFARPGHKIRLKKPSPESSDRTIACPHKGCTKMFRDNSAMRKHLHTHGPRVHVCAECGKAFVESSKLKRHQLVHTGEKPFQCTFEGCGKRFSLDFNLRTHVRIHTGDRPYVCPFDGCNKKFAQSTNLKSHILTHAKAKSRNSLSRNGGGNYESARTTPQFVQLEMSPDDSNPQLIFYTHE; encoded by the exons ATGATGAACCAGGAGATCATGTGCGAGGTGGAGGTGGGCACTCACATGGTGGAGATCGACGACCACCAGGTTGGGGTCAAG TACGAAGAGATCGAGGCGTCCCAGTACGAGGAGTACATAACAGACGACCAGTACGAGGAGGTGGAGGAGCAGGTCATCGGCATGCACCATCTCGAGGAAG TGGGCAGCGAGCAGGTGATCCTGCCGGGCATGTCCGAGGAGGCGCTGGACAACCCGTACGAGCCCGTGTACCCCGCGCCCGCCACCAGCCG AGGGCGTGGCAGGCCTCGAGGCTCTACCAATAATAGCACCAGTAGCATACAGCATCTAATGCCAATCG GCGAAGTCCCAATGGGCGTGATGGAGGGCAtaggcggcgggcgcgcggcggcgcggcgctgggAGCAGAAGCAGGTGCAGATCAAGACCATGGAGGGAGAGTTCAGCGTCACCATGTGGGCCACGGGTGACGATACAG TTGTTTCAGACGACggatcgaacccggaaccTGATCCCGACTACACGGAGTACATGACCGGCAAGAAGAACATACTGTCCGGGGACGCTATGCCCG GTCTAGACCTGTCCGACCCGAAGCAGTTAGCGGAGTTCGCGCGGCCGGGCCACAAGATCCGGCTCAAGAAGCCCTCCCCGGAGTCCTCGGACAGAACTATCG CGTGCCCACACAAGGGCTGCACCAAGATGTTCCGCGACAACTCGGCCATGCGCAAGCACCTGCACACGCACGGGCCGCGCGTGCACGTGTGCGCCGAGTGCG GCAAAGCCTTTGTGGAGAGCTCGAAGCTGAAGCGCCATCAGCTGGTGCACACCGGGGAGAAGCCGTTCCAGTGCACCTTCGAGGGCTGCGGCAAGCGCTTCTCACTGGACTTCAACCTCAG GACGCACGTGCGTATCCACACCGGTGACCGGCCCTACGTGTGTCCGTTCGACGGCTGCAACAAGAAGTTCGCGCAGAGCACCAACCTCAAGTCGCACATACTCACACACGCCAAGGCCAA ATCAAGAAACTCGCTATCCCGAAACGGTGGGGGAAACTACGAGTCTGCCCGAACCACCCCCCAGTTCGTGCAACTAGAGATGTCACCAGACGACTCCAACCCACAACTAATCTTCTACACGCACGAGTGA